One window from the genome of Procambarus clarkii isolate CNS0578487 chromosome 90, FALCON_Pclarkii_2.0, whole genome shotgun sequence encodes:
- the LOC123746499 gene encoding uncharacterized protein — translation MCPFHKMCVHSKEVNSEENYHDTIVNRNKKNNVIKIKSEDEVERPCVPEEAYSDYQHGETLADEDPPVESFLSFVQIKEEPQDISTLTGNGEVPSSHADLSCSDDNSFSSCIYPLYDSVTEDLAKMRRAKAAAARRECRRRQFEAMTEEERKERHRLEAIAQKKYRQRKLESMTEEERLAYRATIAETQRTRRHHRMDNMTEEELKAHRAAAAAAQRQKRQLQRQQMSEEELQMHRAVEAALRRSRRQANTKRELSTHRRAAADVARREIQQCQIEEGIDDEQIEQYVLAASSARQELRQIRRETPSDSQQPAVTGGDTSPEDLMVQLLMQAQHAAALQGDECENQVIKQEREDYPLQNRITNEHDPNVYMAGQPHDGMTDY, via the exons ATGTGTCCATTTCACAAGATGTGTGTTCACAGTAAGGAGGTTAATTCGGAAGAAAATTATCATGACACTATTGTtaatagaaataaaaaaaataatgttattaaaataaaATCAGAAGATGAAGTTGAGAGACCTTGTGTTCCAGAAGAGGCATATTCAGATTACCAGCACGGAGAGACACTGGCCGACGAAGACCCACCTGTAGAGAGCTTTTTATCTTTCGTACAAATAAAGGAGG AGCCACAGGATATCTCCACTTTAACTGGTAATGGCGAGGTGCCCTCTTCTCATGCAGACCTGTCTTGCAGTGACGATAACAGCTTCTCTTCATGTATTTATCct CTTTATGATTCAGTGACTGAAGACCTAGCAAAAATGAGACGAGCAAAAGCAGCTGCAGCACGGAGAGAGTGTCGTCGCCGACAATTTGAGGCAATGActgaagaagaaagaaaagaacgGCATAGACTAGAAGCTATAGCCCAAAAAAAGTATCGTCAACGAAAGCTAGAAAGTATGACTGAAGAGGAGCGACTAGCATATCGTGCTACTATAGCTGAAACACAGCGAACGCGTCGCCATCATCGTATGGATAACATGACTGAAGAAGAGCTGAAGGCACATCGTGCAGCTGCAGCTGCAGCTCAAAGACAAAAACGCCAACTACAAAGACAACAAATGAGTGAAGAGGAGCTGCAAATGCATCGAGCTGTTGAAGCTGCTTTACGACGCAGCCGTAGGCAGGCAAATACAAAAAGAGAATTGAGTACACATCGCAGAGCAGCAGCAGATGTAGCAAGAAGAGAAATTCAGCAGTGCCAAATAGAAGAAGGGATAGATGATGAACAAATTGAACAATATGTATTAGCAGCAAGTTCGGCACGACAAGAATTGAGGCAGATTAGGAGAGAGACTCCTTCGGATTCTCAACAGCCTGCTGTCACAGGAGGAGACACTTCACCTGAAGATTTGATGGTGCAGCTATTGATG CAAGCACAACATGCAGCAGCACTTCAAGGTGACGAATGTGAAAATCAGGTCataaagcaagagagagaggattATCCACTGCAAAATAGAATAACAAACGAACATGACCCAAATGTTTACATGGCAGGTCAGCCACATGATGGGATGACAGACTATTAA